The window TTAAAAATAAAGCTGAGAAAATCGAAGTTCCGTTTTACCTTAAACTTAGAAATTCGCTTTAATTTTATAGGTCAAATCAACTAAGTTGTTATAGCAGTTTCGGAATAAATGACAGATGATAAATTTTTTGAACCGAATCCTTTCGACTATATTTTTAAGAATTTTAACTTAAAGGATTTAAGCGCAATTGTAATCTTAAAACACCTTAATCAGCAAATTCATACTGATACAAAAGGATTTTATAACCTAACTCCAGAACAAATTGAAATCGATTTTGGCGCTTTTAGCAATAATGAATCAACAATTCCTTTTCCGGTTGTTCAGGTGCAACAGCACGAACATGATTTAAAAATCTCTTGTCGGTGTAGCAATCCAAAAAACAAACTTTGCGAACATCAGGCTCAGGTTTTATACAACATTTTAAATCGCCAGGATTTGCTTGTTTTTTTTGATGAAAACCTAAGGAAGCAGCGATTAAAAAAAATAGCCCGTGATTATGGCCTTGAAAACGAAAAGCATCTTGATGATTTATTCAATCTTAAATATGAAAACGGATTCGTAAATATCAAGCCTAAAATGCCTATACAGGCATTTAACTTGGAGGCCCAACAAAGTTTAAAAAACATTTTATTGCCTGCAGCTAGCAAAAATCTTAAAATAGCGACAGCTAAGGATTTAAGTAAAATGATCATTGTCATTAGTCAGCATAAATATTACAGCAACTTAACGATAGATTTATTTGAAGCGGAGATCAGTAAAAGTGGTAAAGTTAAAAACCCTTTAAAAGCCATTAATCCGGCAGCATTGTTATTTAAAACTGAGGTTGCCGATGAGCTTAAGTTTTATAGCGGAGTAGCCTCTTTTCAGCAAAATTATGATTCAGATCAAACTGAAGCAGCACTTAATGCACTAAAGGCGATTGCTAAAAATCCATCAAATTTTCCTTTTTATTTACATGATTTAAAAGTATCGACAACTATTCAGGCCTTGTCTATTAAGCCTGTGAAAGTGAATATTCTGGATGTAGATTTACGCCTTTCGGTAGATCAAAGGGACGAATATTTTGAAATTACAGGCAGGTTAAAGATAGAAGGTAAAACTTACGAATTGGATAACTTATTGCTGGTTCACCAATACTTTATTCAGCTTGCCGATCAACTTTATTTTATTGGTCGTTCAGATTTTCTTCGTGTTATAGGTTTTTTTAAAAAGCAAAGTAACCGTTTAATTCTTCATAAAACTAAATATCCAGAGTTTCAAAAAACCATTCTTATCCAGTTGGAAGGCAGTATTCAGGTAGATTATACCTACTTGAAATCCGCAACTAATGGCCAGATTGAAGAAAAGGGTTTTGATCTCGAATTGGAACAATTAATTTATTTATCAGAATCTGAAGAGTTTGTAACCATTACCCCAGTGATGCGTTATGGCAATCTAGAAATTCCGGTGCTGTCAAAAAAAACCATTCAGGCGCAGGATAAACTGGGGAACCTGTTTACATTAAATAGGAATGAAGATTTAGAATTGCAGTTTATCGCCAATATCATGAAACAGCATTCTTATTTTTATGAACAGGAAACAAACGATTCTTTTTATTTGCATCGTAAAAGATTTTTAGAAGAAGGATGGTTTTTAGAAGCTTTTGAGGCTTGGCGCAGTAAAGGCATTCATATTTTAGGATTTAATAAACTTAAAAATAATAAGCTAAATGAGCACAAGGCCGAAATTAATATTGAGGTTTTAAGTGGTACAGATTGGTTTGAAACTAAGCTAAAAGTGAAATTTGGCAAACAAAATGTTTCTTTAAAACACTTGCATAAATCCATAAGAAATAAAAGCAAATTCGTTATGCTCGATGATGGTACTCAAGGTATTTTGCCACACAAATGGATAGAAAAATTTAAAGATTACTTTAATGCGGGAGAAATTGTAGAAGACAAACTACTTACTCATAAAATTAAATTTGCATCAATAAATAACCTTTACGAGGATGCTTTACTTGATGGCGAAGTTAAAAATGAACTTAAGATTTATAAAGATAACTTTAATGGAATTGGTTCAATAAAAGACATTGAAGTGCCCGAAACTTTACTGGCAACTTTAAGGCATTATCAAAAAGATGGTTTAAACTGGCTTAATTTTCTTGATGATTTTAACTTTGGAGCCTGCTTGGCGGATGATATGGGATTGGGAAAAACCATCCAGATTTTAGCCTTTATTTTATCGCAAAGAGAAAAAGTTGAGCACAATACTAATTTGGTAGTTGTTCCAGCATCATTAATTTTCAATTGGAAAGCGGAAGTAGAAAAATTTGCACCTTCAATTAAAATAAAAACAATATATGGTAGCGAGCGTACAAAAATTACCAATGATTTCGATCAATATGAAATGGTTTTAACCTCTTACGGAACACTACTTTCTGATATTAATTTTTTAAAAGACTATCGATTTAATTACATCTTTTTAGATGAATCGCAGAATATTAAAAACCCAGAATCTCAGCGTTATAAATCTGTCAGGATGCTTCAATCGAGGAATAAGGTTGTGTTAACAGGTACGCCGATCGAAAACAACACCTTTGATCTTTATGGACAACTTTCTTTTGCTTGTCCGGGGTTATTTGGTAGCAAACAACAATTTGCTGATTTATATTCTACGCCAATTGATCAATTTAAAGACAATAAAAGAGCAGCTGAACTTCAAGAAAAAATCAGACCATTTATTTTACGACGAACAAAAGAGCAGGTTGCAAAAGAACTTCCTGATAAAACCGAAATAGTTTTGTATTGTGAAATGGGGGAAGAGCAGCGGGAGGTTTATGAAGCAAATAAAAAGGAAATTCAGGATTTTGTTTTAGGAAAGAATGAAGATGAATTGCCTAAAAATGCTATGCATGTGCTAAAAAGCATCACAATTTTAAGGCAAATTTGTAATTCTGCAGCTTTACTTGCCGATGGAAAATCATATGTGCAGGCATCTTCAAAAATTGAAGTCTTGATTGATCAGATTGTGAATAAAGTAGGAAAACATAAAATATTAGTTTTTTCACAGTTTGTTTCTATGCTTGATTTGATCAAAAAACAGCTGGAAATTCGAAAAATTAAATTCGAATATTTAACAGGAAAAACCCGAAATAGAGGAGAAGTTGTAGAGTCTTTTCAGAAAAATGATGATATATCTGTCTTTCTAATCAGCTTAAAAGCTGGAGGAACAGGCTTGAATTTAACGGAAGCAGATTACGTTTATATTGTTGATCCTTGGTGGAATCCTGCTGTAGAAAACCAGGCGATTGATCGGGCTTATCGCATCGGACAGCATAAAAATGTGATGGCTGTCAGGTTAATTTGCCCAAATACAATTGAAGAGAAAATAATGAAATTGCAGGCTACTAAAAAAGATCTTGTTAATAATTTGATACATTCTGAGGGATCGTTGTTTAAAAGCTTAACGAAAAGTGAATTATTAGGATTGCTTAGTTAGTGTTTGTTTCCCGCAGATATAAGAAGAAAAGATCCGCAGATCTAAATTATAGTTATATTTCTATTTCATACTTATATTCCAAGAACTTAGGAACATTTACACTTTCTACAATTTTCCAGCTTTTTTTTTCCTTAAGAAAATAAGGCTCAATTAAGCCAGTTTCACTAGCTGCTTTGGTATAAAAATCTTTTTTAGCAGGATGATTTGGAGCGCAAGCATTGTAAATTCTACCGAATGCATGCTGCTCTAAAATGGAAATTGCTACTCCGACAGCATCAGTTTGATGGATTAAATTTACAGGTGCTAAGCCATTCGGAATATCAGTTTTGCCTGCAAAGAACCGACCTGGATTCCGCTCAGGTCCAATTAATCCCGCAAAGCGGATAATGGTAAAATTTTCAGGCGCTAAATTTTTAAATAATTTTTCGGCTTCTAAAACAACATGACCAGAATCTGTATCAGGGTGAGTTTCACTATGCTCGTTTACGCTTTTGTTTTCATCTCCATAAACGCTTGTGGAACTTATTAAGACAATGTGTTTGGAGTTATTTTTGGCTGCGTTAATGATTGATTCTATTTTTTTGGGATAATTTTTTAGTTCTATTGAATTCCGCTTGGGCGGAATACAGATAAACAAAACATCTGATTGAAAGAAATCAGAATCGGCAGGAATTGTATCACCGGTAAAGTTTATTAAATAAGGCGTAATTTTTTCTTGAGCTAGACTCTCAAATTTTTCAGGAGTTGTGGTAGAACCTTTAACCGTGTAATTAAGTGTAATCAATTTTTTAGCGAAAGCCAATCCGAACCAGCCACAACCTAAAATAGAAACGGTTTTAATTTCTAGGGATTCATTCATCGACTAAATTTTTCTTCAGGATTTAAATAATGAATAGTTTATCTTTTATCCAAGTGGTAACATGCCCTACATCTAGGCTCATAACTTTCTTTCTCACCCAGTAAAATTGTTGAGTCTGCAGCAGCCGTTCTGAAACTATATAATGCCGGATTTCCACAGCACATACACACCGCATTTACTTTAGTAACATGTTCTGCAATTGCCATTATTGCAGGCATTGGTCCGAAAGGCTTACCTGTAAAATCCATATCTAAACCAGCAACAATTACCCTAATGCCCTTTATGGCTAGCTTATTACAAACATCCGGAAGCTCATTATCAAAAAATTGTGCCTCATCAATTCCAACCACTTGAGTATTTGCTCCCAAAAGTAAAATTGCTGATGCGCTATCAACCGGAGTAGAATTTATAGAATTTAAATCATGAGAAACCACGGCACTTTCATGATAACGGGTATCCGTTCGTGGTTTAAAAATTTCGACATTCAATTTAGCAATTTGAGCTCTTTTTAATCTGCGGATCAATTCTTCAGTTTTTCCTGAAAACATTGAGCCACAAACGACCTCAATACTTCCTGAAAATTCCCCTCTTCTTCTAAAATTTTGTTCGCTAAATAACATGCTCAGTTCTTTCTCTTTTCTTTGTTGTGCTATAATTTTAAAACCGAACAAATATGATAATTTAGTGTTATTTTTGAATACATAGTTACCAACATAAATCAGCTAAAAATTCGTTTAAACTTTATGATGAACCAACAAGATATATTTAAAAAGATCGGAAATATTTTATCAGAAATTAACGAGCAATATCAGTTTCTGGCTCAAAATCCAGATCAATTAAATGATCTAGAAGTTGAACTATTTCTTGCTAATGCTAATTTTCTTTCTGATCACGTTCAAATTGTAAAAAAGTTAAATGTTTTAAAGCATGAGACGAAACCAACTAAAGCAACTGATAACCTTCTTTTAGTTGAACAAAATACTATTGTTTTACCTCATCCTACCCAAAGCTTAGATAATAAAACTGAGGTTAACCAACAACTTAATGATGTTGCCAAGGCGGAAGAAGAGGAAGAAAGAATTGATGTTGAGCAAGAACAAGAGCAGTTGGATAACTATAAAATTCATGAAATTACTGCTGAAAAGGTTCTAGAAAGAGATTTTTTTAAACCTGACCAAGACGATCATTCTTTTGAATTTGTTTTAGGTAATCACGATGATGAAGATAAATTTGATTATGAGGCAAAGTCTGTAGAAGATATTTTCGACAGACCTTTAAGTAAAGCGGAGGAAGAAATTTTAGCGCAGAAGAAAAAAATTCACGATAAAGAAGATTCATCTATAGCGCCGGCTGACAATATTTTGGTGAATGAAGAGGATGAGATTGGTCCTGAACCATTTCTTATATCTCAGGAAGAGGAAGCTGTATTTACTGAGCCAGAAATACAGGCAAATGAGCCTATTGAAGCTTTAAGAAATGTTAATTTTGATGAGGATGTTATTTCGCCGCCTGTTGTGGAAGAAAAGCCAGCATTTATACCGCAATCGGTTCTTGTGAAGCCAATTGTTGAGGCCATATCTTCTAAACCAACTCCAAGCCTTAATGATTTGTTAGCAAAAACACATAATACTTCAAGTGAGCCAATAAAGGCACCTATTGCAGATTTAAAACAAGGTATCAGCTTGAACGAAAAGTTACTTTTTATTAAAGACCTTTTTAACGGTTATAATCTTGCTTACTCTGAAGCTATTGAGATCGTAAATAAGATGAAGGGTTTTGAAGCTGCTGATAATTTTTTACAAAGTAATTATGCCGTGAAGAACAATTGGGCTGCTAAACAGTCTACAGTAGATCAGTTTTATGAATTATTAAATAGAAGATTTGTAAGCTAATATTTAGGTTTTTACAACTTATTTATTTTAGCAGCATAAAAGTAGGTTCAAGAATTCAGACCCTTAATTACTTTTTACATAGGGTTAATTACTTTTTACATAGCGTTAATTACTTTTTACATAGCGTTAATTACTTTTTACACAACGTTAATTACTTTTTACATAGGGCTAATTACTTTTTACATAGGATTAATCACTTTTTACATAGCCTTAATTACTTTTTACATAGCGTTAATTACTTTAACCGGTGTCTTATTTAAGTAAGTGGTGGATAAGATTAGAGCTTTCTTGATGCTAAATAAAGCCCATTCTATTAGAATCCAACTTTAAAAATATAAAAAGCAAAATAGTAAAGCTCCAAAGTGAAGATCCTCCATAACTTATTAATGGCAGGGGAATCCCGATTACTGGAATGATTCCTATCGTCATGCCGATATTTATAAATACATGGAAAAACAAAATACAAGCTACGCTATAGCCGTACACTCTTGAAAAAGTTGATCGTTGCCTTTCAGCAAGATTAATTAATCTGAGCAGTAAAAAAATATATAAGCCAATCACAACAAAGCAGCCTAAAAAGCCCCATTCTTCCCCAATTGTTGAAAATATAAAATCGGTGCTTTGTTCTGGAACATAACCATATTTTGTTTGTGTGCCTTGTAAAAATCCTCGCCCCATTGCCTGACCAGATCCAATTGCAATTTGCGATTGAATAACATTATAGCCAGCACCTTTATTATCAGTTCTTAAACCGAGCATTAATTCTATCCGATCCCTTTGGTGAGGCGCTAAAACTTTTTCATAAGCAACTTTTACTAAAAATAAATAGCCGATTGCGATCAACGTGACCAAAACGGTTGAAAAAATAATTTTTTGTTTTCGTCTGTTGTTATAGATAAAAAGTCCGCCAATTGTGGTTAAAATAATGATTAAAATATACGTTGGAACTAAGAAGTCGGCAACGAATAAAACAATCATTCCTAACAATATCAATAAGAAATATCCTGATAATCCTTCTCGATATAAAGGGAACATAAATGCTAAAAATACGAGGGCAGAGCCAGTATCGGGCTGAAGCATAATCAATAATAAGGGTACTGAGACAATTAAGCCAGCGATCATTATTGATTTTAAGTCCCTGAATTTGGGGTTAAATGTTCCAACATATCGAGCTAAAAGAAGTGCTGTTCCGAACTTTGCAAATTCTGCTGGCTGTAATTTAAATGCCCCAATGGCTATCCAGGCTTGATTTCCGGCAACTTTATTACCAATAACTAATACCGCTAGGAGTAGTAAAACTGTGCCGCCATAAATAAATGGGGAGAAAACATTAAAGAGCCGCCCATCAAATAAAAGAATAGATAAACCTAAAATTAAACCGGTTATTATGTAGATAAGTTGCTTGCCATAGTTACTGGCAAAATTAAATCCGACGGCTTTATCAGGATTATAAATGGAAGCATAAATATTAATAAAACCAATGGAACACAGCGCAATGTAGATTAAAACAGTAATCCAGTCTACATTAAAAAAGAAACGGTTTCCTTGCTGTTGCATCATAAAGCCGGATAATTTAATTTATTTTGGGTAGTAAACGTATTATTTAATATGAAAGGTCGGTTTTTCAGACTGTCACTAACCCGTTTTATAGAGTCTGCTCTTAGCAATTTAAGGCTATCTATTTTTCCTAATTTACCTTTTGACTTATCAATAATCGCTGGCAAAAGGTTTGTATTTGCAAAGCCACTAACCGTATAACCATTAGAACGTGGCTTGATGCTATCTGTTAAATATTTTTCAACTATAAAACTTGAAATCGGAGCCGCATATGATCCTCCGAAACCTCCATTTTCTACGATAACAGCAATTGCAATTTTAGGATTATCGCGAGGTGCAAAACCAATAAACACCGAATGGTTTTTACCGTGGGGATTTTGTACCGTACCCGTTTTTCCACACATGGTTATCCCTTGAATTTGAGATTCTTTAGCTGTACCATATGGCGCATTTACTGCTTCAAACATTCCTTGTATTACGGGCTCAAAATATTTTTCATCGACGCCTACATAGTTTTTAACTATATATTCTTTCTTTACTACATTTTTATCTCCGATACCTTTAACCAAATGCGGTTTCAAATAATATCCACGATTGGCAATTGCAGCCATCACATTGGCCATTTGAAGTGGAGTAGATGTTATTTCACCTTGACCAATGGCCTGAGAAATCACGGTTGTATAGCCCCAACGCTTTCCGTATAGTTTATCGTAATACTCGTTGGTGTAAAATTTACCTGGCTTTTCAAAAGGCATATCTATACCGAGTACTGTTCCAAAACCCCATTTAGAAATCGACTCGTGCCATTTTGCATAAGTTTCCCTTTGGTTTTTCATACCATTTTTAGTAATGATGTTTTGAAAAACATGGCAAAAATAGGTGTTGCAACTTCTTGCTATACCGCGTTGCATGTTTATAGTGCCATCGGTGTGCTCACATTTTACCCTATGGTTACCTGCCATATAATAACCCGGACAGAAAAATGTTGTGCTTGGATCTATTGCTCCAGCTTGAAGCGCAACCAATGCATCAACAGGTTTAAAAGAAGAACCAGGAGAATAGTACCCTTGAATTGGTCGTACAATTTGTGGTCGATATGGATTACGCATTAAATCCATATACCCATTACCCCAATTTTTACCAACAAACTTGTTAGGGTTAAAACCAGGACTGCTTACAAATGCTAAAATTTCTCCTGTAGAAGGTTCTATAGCAACGATGGCACCAACTTTATTTTGCATTAACTCTTCACCGAGTTTTTGAATTCTTATATCCAAAGAAGAAATTAATCGATCACCAGAAATGGCGTTTATATCATATTTACCTTCAGCATAACTTCCTTGGGCAACATTGTGAACATCATATAAGGTATTAATCACTCCACGTTCCCCGCGAAGAAAGTCTTCGTAAGCACGTTCCAATCCGCTTTTTCCTATAAAATCGCCTGGCTTATAATAACCTTCAGATTTTTCAATATCATCTTGACTAACCTCCTTAACCCATCCAAATAACTGTCCGCCAACACTATCAGGATAGTGCCTAACTGTTCTATCCTGCGTTCTAAAACCTGGAAAACGATACATAATTTCTTGTAAACGAGCATAACTCTCAACAGAAATTTGTCGTTCAAAAAATGTAGATTGATAATTTGATTGGGCTTTCGCTTTTCTAAATTTCTTACGAACATCCTGAACCGTGATGCCTAGTGCGTTTGCAAGTACAAGGGTATCAAAGGGCTTAACCTCATTTGGAATAACCATTAAATCATAAACAGGTTCGTTTTGAACGATAACCTTCATGTTCCGATCTAAAATTGCACCTCGAGCTGGATATTTATATATTTTTCTAAGCACGTTACTTTCTGCAGAAACGAATGCTTTATCACTAACAATCTGAATATAAAATAATTTCCCCAATAAAATTAGGGCAATTACAATAAATAATCCTTGAATAATATATTTTCGATTAAATAATTGATCCATTAGCGGGACGTTCTTTTATAGAAGATAAACTCTACCAGTAAAATAATAAGTAGCGTAAAGATACAACTTAAGCCGCATCTCATTAAGGTATAACCAATTTCAGTTAACCTAAATGTTTCTAAAAAGAAAAGCACTAAATGGTGGGCTATAACGCATAAAAAGGCGTAAAGCGAAAACCATTGAAAGCCCATATAACTTAAAGATGGTTCGGGATCATCAATGGCATCTTTATTTAAACTTACAGAAATAAACAATATTCGAACAAAAGCTAAAACAACACAGGCAGTTGCATGTACGCCCATGGTATCGTAAAAAGCATCTAAGGTTAAGCCGGTACCAAAAGCCAGGAGGTACAGTAAAATGTTTGGTATCCCAAAGGGAAGTAGCAAAAGAAATAATACATAAATAAATGGTGTAGAAAGATCGTAAAAGCCCATGTTTTTAAGCAAAAAGATTTGCACAAAAAGTAGGATAAACCACCTTAAAATATTTACGATTACAATTCTACTATTCATTTGGTTTAACTATGCTTTCTAAAGCTTTTTGCTCTTCTGCTTTTTTATCTTTTACCACATACACATATTGTAAAGTGCTAAAATCATTAAATAAATTTATTTCTGCTGATAGGAAATTATCATTTGTTGTCACGTTGGTTTTAACAATTTTTCCAACCAGTATTTTTGCTGGGAAAGATCCATAACCAGAAGTTACAACGGTATCGCCCATATACATTTTAATGTGATTGGGTACTTCCTTAATAAAGGCCTTTCTAATATCAAAATTTCCATCACCCCAAACCAATGAGCCGAGTGCATTATTCTTTTTTAGCGTAACACTGATTTTGGTATCCTTATGAAGTAGGGATTGTATGGTTGCAAGATGTGACGAAACATCGCGAATAAAGCCAACAACGCCTTTTTGTGGTGAGAGAACAGCCATTCCACTTGCAATACCATCAAAAGACCCTTTATTGATTGTCATAACGTTATTGCGTAACGTAATGGAATTTTTAACAACTTTAGCTGCTAAATAGGTATATTGTTGGTTGGTAATGGTATCTATTACCTTAACATCTTTGGCAGAATCTACGGTAGTTAATCCTAATAATTCAGATTTTAATTTAGCATTTTCGGCAGCTAAACTATCATTTACCATACCTAGGTTTAAATATCTCTTAAAAATATTTAGCCTTTCATAGGCATTTCCTACTATTTCGT is drawn from Pedobacter mucosus and contains these coding sequences:
- a CDS encoding DEAD/DEAH box helicase encodes the protein MTDDKFFEPNPFDYIFKNFNLKDLSAIVILKHLNQQIHTDTKGFYNLTPEQIEIDFGAFSNNESTIPFPVVQVQQHEHDLKISCRCSNPKNKLCEHQAQVLYNILNRQDLLVFFDENLRKQRLKKIARDYGLENEKHLDDLFNLKYENGFVNIKPKMPIQAFNLEAQQSLKNILLPAASKNLKIATAKDLSKMIIVISQHKYYSNLTIDLFEAEISKSGKVKNPLKAINPAALLFKTEVADELKFYSGVASFQQNYDSDQTEAALNALKAIAKNPSNFPFYLHDLKVSTTIQALSIKPVKVNILDVDLRLSVDQRDEYFEITGRLKIEGKTYELDNLLLVHQYFIQLADQLYFIGRSDFLRVIGFFKKQSNRLILHKTKYPEFQKTILIQLEGSIQVDYTYLKSATNGQIEEKGFDLELEQLIYLSESEEFVTITPVMRYGNLEIPVLSKKTIQAQDKLGNLFTLNRNEDLELQFIANIMKQHSYFYEQETNDSFYLHRKRFLEEGWFLEAFEAWRSKGIHILGFNKLKNNKLNEHKAEINIEVLSGTDWFETKLKVKFGKQNVSLKHLHKSIRNKSKFVMLDDGTQGILPHKWIEKFKDYFNAGEIVEDKLLTHKIKFASINNLYEDALLDGEVKNELKIYKDNFNGIGSIKDIEVPETLLATLRHYQKDGLNWLNFLDDFNFGACLADDMGLGKTIQILAFILSQREKVEHNTNLVVVPASLIFNWKAEVEKFAPSIKIKTIYGSERTKITNDFDQYEMVLTSYGTLLSDINFLKDYRFNYIFLDESQNIKNPESQRYKSVRMLQSRNKVVLTGTPIENNTFDLYGQLSFACPGLFGSKQQFADLYSTPIDQFKDNKRAAELQEKIRPFILRRTKEQVAKELPDKTEIVLYCEMGEEQREVYEANKKEIQDFVLGKNEDELPKNAMHVLKSITILRQICNSAALLADGKSYVQASSKIEVLIDQIVNKVGKHKILVFSQFVSMLDLIKKQLEIRKIKFEYLTGKTRNRGEVVESFQKNDDISVFLISLKAGGTGLNLTEADYVYIVDPWWNPAVENQAIDRAYRIGQHKNVMAVRLICPNTIEEKIMKLQATKKDLVNNLIHSEGSLFKSLTKSELLGLLS
- a CDS encoding SDR family oxidoreductase, yielding MNESLEIKTVSILGCGWFGLAFAKKLITLNYTVKGSTTTPEKFESLAQEKITPYLINFTGDTIPADSDFFQSDVLFICIPPKRNSIELKNYPKKIESIINAAKNNSKHIVLISSTSVYGDENKSVNEHSETHPDTDSGHVVLEAEKLFKNLAPENFTIIRFAGLIGPERNPGRFFAGKTDIPNGLAPVNLIHQTDAVGVAISILEQHAFGRIYNACAPNHPAKKDFYTKAASETGLIEPYFLKEKKSWKIVESVNVPKFLEYKYEIEI
- a CDS encoding thymidine kinase, yielding MLFSEQNFRRRGEFSGSIEVVCGSMFSGKTEELIRRLKRAQIAKLNVEIFKPRTDTRYHESAVVSHDLNSINSTPVDSASAILLLGANTQVVGIDEAQFFDNELPDVCNKLAIKGIRVIVAGLDMDFTGKPFGPMPAIMAIAEHVTKVNAVCMCCGNPALYSFRTAAADSTILLGEKESYEPRCRACYHLDKR
- the rodA gene encoding rod shape-determining protein RodA; this translates as MMQQQGNRFFFNVDWITVLIYIALCSIGFINIYASIYNPDKAVGFNFASNYGKQLIYIITGLILGLSILLFDGRLFNVFSPFIYGGTVLLLLAVLVIGNKVAGNQAWIAIGAFKLQPAEFAKFGTALLLARYVGTFNPKFRDLKSIMIAGLIVSVPLLLIMLQPDTGSALVFLAFMFPLYREGLSGYFLLILLGMIVLFVADFLVPTYILIIILTTIGGLFIYNNRRKQKIIFSTVLVTLIAIGYLFLVKVAYEKVLAPHQRDRIELMLGLRTDNKGAGYNVIQSQIAIGSGQAMGRGFLQGTQTKYGYVPEQSTDFIFSTIGEEWGFLGCFVVIGLYIFLLLRLINLAERQRSTFSRVYGYSVACILFFHVFINIGMTIGIIPVIGIPLPLISYGGSSLWSFTILLFIFLKLDSNRMGFI
- the mrdA gene encoding penicillin-binding protein 2; translation: MDQLFNRKYIIQGLFIVIALILLGKLFYIQIVSDKAFVSAESNVLRKIYKYPARGAILDRNMKVIVQNEPVYDLMVIPNEVKPFDTLVLANALGITVQDVRKKFRKAKAQSNYQSTFFERQISVESYARLQEIMYRFPGFRTQDRTVRHYPDSVGGQLFGWVKEVSQDDIEKSEGYYKPGDFIGKSGLERAYEDFLRGERGVINTLYDVHNVAQGSYAEGKYDINAISGDRLISSLDIRIQKLGEELMQNKVGAIVAIEPSTGEILAFVSSPGFNPNKFVGKNWGNGYMDLMRNPYRPQIVRPIQGYYSPGSSFKPVDALVALQAGAIDPSTTFFCPGYYMAGNHRVKCEHTDGTINMQRGIARSCNTYFCHVFQNIITKNGMKNQRETYAKWHESISKWGFGTVLGIDMPFEKPGKFYTNEYYDKLYGKRWGYTTVISQAIGQGEITSTPLQMANVMAAIANRGYYLKPHLVKGIGDKNVVKKEYIVKNYVGVDEKYFEPVIQGMFEAVNAPYGTAKESQIQGITMCGKTGTVQNPHGKNHSVFIGFAPRDNPKIAIAVIVENGGFGGSYAAPISSFIVEKYLTDSIKPRSNGYTVSGFANTNLLPAIIDKSKGKLGKIDSLKLLRADSIKRVSDSLKNRPFILNNTFTTQNKLNYPAL
- a CDS encoding rod shape-determining protein MreD, with amino-acid sequence MNSRIVIVNILRWFILLFVQIFLLKNMGFYDLSTPFIYVLFLLLLPFGIPNILLYLLAFGTGLTLDAFYDTMGVHATACVVLAFVRILFISVSLNKDAIDDPEPSLSYMGFQWFSLYAFLCVIAHHLVLFFLETFRLTEIGYTLMRCGLSCIFTLLIILLVEFIFYKRTSR
- the mreC gene encoding rod shape-determining protein MreC translates to MRNLWIFISRYNAFFLFIIFFSTGIYFTIKNNSYQRSVTLNSSNEIVGNAYERLNIFKRYLNLGMVNDSLAAENAKLKSELLGLTTVDSAKDVKVIDTITNQQYTYLAAKVVKNSITLRNNVMTINKGSFDGIASGMAVLSPQKGVVGFIRDVSSHLATIQSLLHKDTKISVTLKKNNALGSLVWGDGNFDIRKAFIKEVPNHIKMYMGDTVVTSGYGSFPAKILVGKIVKTNVTTNDNFLSAEINLFNDFSTLQYVYVVKDKKAEEQKALESIVKPNE